CAATCTCCTTCGCCCAGACCACAAACCGTTCAGGAGCAGGTCCGATAAAATGAAATGGATAACAGGTCATCAAAATCAGCCAGTCCTCATCTTTTTTCTCCATTAGTTTTCTTTCTGCAATTTCGGTTGGCAGGATCTCGATCTCCAGAATTTGATATTCTTTCTTTTCACCGTTCTGTTTTTCAAGGAAGATATGATCCGAGTCATTCAGCATTTTCAGGTTATAAAAATGCATATCCCGATGAGCAGTGATGGTTTTCATACCATTTTGCTTTTTTTGAGGATCAAGGAATTTCAGGCAGGGATATTTATCTAAATTAATTCTATCAGG
This is a stretch of genomic DNA from Candidatus Cloacimonadota bacterium. It encodes these proteins:
- a CDS encoding sortase; the encoded protein is MKKKRIVTFIQLLLFLSGSFIIAKPLYKIGSLKYREMRIQKIKQKWKQYDQDTLSFVYWLEIPAVNISYPILMEPDRINLDKYPCLKFLDPQKKQNGMKTITAHRDMHFYNLKMLNDSDHIFLEKQNGEKKEYQILEIEILPTEIAERKLMEKKDEDWLILMTCYPFHFIGPAPERFVVWAKEIERG